One part of the Labilithrix sp. genome encodes these proteins:
- a CDS encoding TIGR04013 family B12-binding domain/radical SAM domain-containing protein, which yields MVTAALDADPHTAGSPITFAKSTSELITAIRAAATQAPGAAGRAGRPLVLWSFYSPDFDEAAKELAAVRAATGDAALHVAGGVHATAEPLATLHAGWDLVAIGEGEHTIVTLVDALNRGVELRGFTGTAYLDKGRLVSHGPGERHPLDAYPAFNARYKKWNALEITRGCVYACSFCQTPYMFKARFRHRSIENVRANIDQMALSGSRFVRFLTPTSLSYGSEGTEPNLAAVDALLRTVREGAGAEAKIFFGTFPSEIRPEHVTVESLAVLARWVDNKTLVIGGQSGSDRVLEATRRGHTVDDVIRAVELTVAAGFQPDVDFLLGLPGETEPDRVLSMKLADRLVGMGARIHSHAFMPLPGTPLRDAVPEPIEPSIEHAMQRLESKGKAYGQWRKQLITANHLVRARAR from the coding sequence GTGGTCACGGCCGCGCTCGACGCAGACCCCCACACCGCCGGCAGCCCGATCACCTTCGCAAAGAGCACGAGCGAGCTCATCACCGCAATCCGCGCAGCCGCGACGCAAGCGCCCGGCGCCGCGGGTCGCGCCGGGCGGCCGCTCGTGTTGTGGTCGTTTTACTCGCCCGACTTCGACGAAGCGGCGAAGGAGCTCGCCGCGGTGCGGGCGGCGACGGGAGACGCCGCGCTGCACGTCGCCGGCGGTGTGCACGCGACGGCGGAGCCGCTCGCCACGCTCCACGCGGGGTGGGACCTCGTCGCGATCGGCGAGGGCGAGCACACGATCGTCACCCTCGTCGACGCGCTGAACCGCGGCGTCGAGCTCCGCGGCTTCACCGGCACCGCGTACCTCGACAAAGGACGCCTCGTCTCGCACGGCCCCGGCGAGCGGCATCCGCTCGACGCGTACCCCGCATTCAATGCAAGATACAAGAAGTGGAACGCGCTCGAAATCACGCGCGGTTGCGTCTACGCGTGCTCGTTCTGCCAGACGCCGTACATGTTCAAGGCGCGGTTCCGCCATCGCAGCATCGAGAACGTGCGCGCGAACATCGACCAGATGGCGCTCTCCGGCTCACGCTTCGTGCGCTTCCTCACGCCGACGTCGCTCTCGTACGGATCGGAGGGCACGGAGCCGAACCTCGCCGCGGTCGACGCGCTCCTCCGCACCGTGCGCGAAGGCGCGGGCGCGGAGGCGAAGATCTTCTTCGGCACCTTCCCCTCCGAGATCCGCCCCGAGCACGTCACCGTCGAGTCGCTCGCCGTCCTCGCGCGCTGGGTCGACAACAAGACGCTCGTCATCGGCGGCCAGTCCGGCTCCGATCGCGTGCTCGAGGCGACGCGACGCGGCCACACCGTCGACGACGTGATCCGCGCGGTGGAGCTCACGGTCGCGGCGGGGTTCCAGCCCGACGTCGACTTCCTGCTCGGCCTCCCCGGCGAGACCGAGCCCGACCGCGTCCTGTCGATGAAGCTCGCCGATCGCCTCGTCGGTATGGGCGCGCGCATCCATTCGCACGCCTTCATGCCGCTCCCGGGCACGCCGCTCCGCGACGCCGTCCCCGAGCCGATCGAGCCCAGCATCGAGCACGCGATGCAGCGACTCGAATCGAAGGGCAAAGCCTACGGCCAGTGGCGCAAGCAACTCATCACCGCCAACCACCTAGTCCGCGCCCGCGCCCGATGA
- a CDS encoding hemerythrin domain-containing protein: protein MPRDEAIDPFAQLERCHRRLEEACAALGEAVDAHDLETVADVAAFFARQIKRHEDDEDRSLFPRLQGRPELAADLARLTDEHVEHGKLQVRLDDAVAGRLDPSADLWKELGAVADALIRAYRAHIDVEETRIFPAARATLGPTDLAAIRTEMDARRGRT from the coding sequence ATGCCCCGTGACGAAGCGATCGATCCCTTTGCTCAGCTCGAACGCTGTCACCGGCGCCTCGAGGAGGCCTGCGCCGCGCTCGGTGAAGCGGTCGACGCCCACGACCTCGAGACGGTCGCCGACGTCGCGGCCTTCTTCGCGCGCCAGATCAAGCGCCACGAAGACGACGAGGATCGCTCGCTCTTTCCGCGTCTGCAGGGCCGCCCCGAGCTCGCCGCCGACCTCGCGCGCCTCACCGACGAGCACGTCGAGCATGGGAAGCTCCAGGTCCGCCTCGACGACGCGGTCGCGGGCCGCCTCGACCCGAGCGCGGACCTCTGGAAGGAGCTCGGCGCCGTCGCCGACGCGCTCATCCGCGCCTACCGCGCGCACATCGACGTCGAGGAGACGCGCATCTTCCCCGCCGCACGCGCGACCCTGGGCCCGACCGACCTCGCCGCCATCCGCACGGAAATGGACGCCCGCCGCGGCCGCACGTGA
- a CDS encoding MMPL family transporter, whose product MSASLYAMFRRIVGGLVDAAGRRPALVLALALIFMVGSWSYARKLELRSDFLELLPRDSPGFKAFEHQLGRVGGGATFLVVVESPDRAANEKFVDEISGDLEKQATKRKECVAACGPDDGACKAACGPDFISYVEKGTKDLHKFFDERKWLYAKISDLEEADETLDHEIAYRSGAVERLDVDDAPSARGPPGGAGAAAPPPPPPPAPAADAGAPAEPAANPHLTLGMDKYYSRWKNAGQKFDDFPTGYFANDAGTIMVVRIVSNASGTGGYTGDLFLQDMTKRIADMKITERFHPEMKVGFAGDIPNAVAEKESTLSEAAWASGIAFLLILAGIVVYYRSPWSLVVISIPALMGVGAAYAFATATFGYVNTPGAFLGAIILGNGINYPIVLLSRYREFRARGMEREEARREAVLNAFRAELVGASVASIAYGSLTITQFRGFSQFGTIGFVGMILVWAAIVPVVPALIVVIEWLQERLPPFLRDPTSSVAHDGSSGPIMRGIARVTERWPKLFVIVPLAFTLWCAAKVPTFLKDPWEYNFSKLGSRSSKQAAGPGAWSVKADNEVFKGKQNISGVLILADSEEQVPELEQKILAADRADPEGALIEEIISVYHFLPGTKKEQEEKLAVLDRIRDRLTPRVLYDVSPEERMRLTEMKPPDDLAVVEPKDLPPLIRRRFEENNGKIGTLMYIKYKWGVSFSNGKNLLRMAKTTDNVRLDNGTVVQTASRSTIFAEMIRSMERDGPLATGASFLAVTIVVILATRSRVGSFATLLALFMGVTCLVGLAAHYDMRLNFFNFIALPITFGIGCEYPFNVFDRTRLLKGDVTSAVSRSGGAVALCSYTTTIGYSSMLFSDNQALQSFGRLAMWGEIACVVMALFFLPSLLHLFGLSKHASK is encoded by the coding sequence GTGTCCGCTTCCTTGTACGCCATGTTCCGCCGCATCGTCGGAGGGTTGGTCGACGCCGCCGGACGCCGCCCCGCCCTCGTCCTCGCCCTCGCGCTGATCTTCATGGTCGGCTCGTGGAGCTACGCGCGGAAGCTGGAGCTGCGATCGGACTTCCTCGAGCTCCTCCCGCGCGACTCCCCCGGCTTCAAGGCCTTCGAGCATCAGCTCGGGCGCGTCGGCGGCGGCGCCACCTTCCTCGTCGTCGTCGAGTCGCCCGATCGCGCCGCGAACGAGAAGTTCGTCGACGAGATCTCCGGCGACCTCGAGAAGCAGGCCACGAAGCGGAAAGAGTGCGTCGCCGCGTGCGGCCCCGACGACGGCGCGTGCAAGGCCGCGTGCGGTCCCGACTTCATCTCCTACGTCGAGAAAGGGACCAAGGACCTCCATAAGTTCTTCGACGAGCGGAAGTGGCTCTACGCGAAGATCAGCGACCTCGAAGAGGCCGACGAGACGCTCGACCACGAGATCGCCTACCGGAGCGGCGCGGTCGAGCGGCTCGACGTCGACGACGCGCCGTCCGCGCGCGGCCCCCCCGGAGGCGCCGGCGCCGCCGCCCCCCCACCTCCGCCGCCGCCCGCACCCGCCGCCGACGCCGGCGCGCCCGCCGAGCCCGCCGCGAACCCCCATCTCACGCTCGGGATGGACAAGTACTACTCGCGCTGGAAGAACGCGGGGCAGAAGTTCGACGACTTCCCGACCGGCTACTTCGCGAACGACGCCGGCACGATCATGGTCGTCCGCATCGTGTCCAACGCCTCCGGCACCGGCGGCTACACGGGGGACCTGTTCCTCCAGGACATGACGAAGCGCATCGCGGACATGAAGATCACCGAACGCTTCCACCCCGAGATGAAGGTGGGCTTCGCCGGCGACATCCCGAACGCGGTCGCGGAGAAGGAGTCGACGCTGAGCGAGGCGGCGTGGGCGTCGGGCATCGCCTTCCTCCTCATCCTCGCCGGCATCGTCGTCTACTACCGCTCGCCGTGGTCGCTCGTCGTCATCTCGATCCCCGCGCTGATGGGCGTCGGCGCGGCGTACGCGTTCGCGACCGCGACGTTCGGCTACGTGAACACGCCGGGCGCGTTCCTCGGCGCGATCATCCTCGGCAACGGCATCAACTACCCGATCGTCCTCTTGTCGCGCTATCGCGAGTTCCGCGCGCGGGGGATGGAGCGGGAAGAGGCGCGCCGCGAGGCGGTCCTCAACGCGTTCCGCGCCGAGCTCGTCGGCGCGTCGGTCGCGAGCATCGCGTACGGCTCGCTCACGATCACGCAGTTCCGCGGCTTCAGCCAGTTCGGCACGATCGGGTTCGTCGGCATGATCCTCGTGTGGGCCGCGATCGTGCCGGTCGTGCCGGCGCTCATCGTCGTCATCGAGTGGCTCCAGGAGCGCCTCCCGCCGTTCCTCCGCGATCCGACGTCGTCCGTCGCGCACGACGGATCGAGCGGGCCGATCATGCGCGGCATCGCGCGCGTGACCGAGCGGTGGCCGAAGCTCTTCGTCATCGTCCCGCTCGCCTTCACGCTGTGGTGCGCGGCGAAGGTCCCCACCTTCCTGAAGGACCCATGGGAGTACAACTTCTCGAAGCTCGGCTCACGCTCGTCGAAGCAGGCGGCCGGCCCCGGCGCGTGGAGCGTCAAGGCCGACAACGAGGTCTTCAAGGGCAAGCAGAACATCTCCGGCGTCCTCATCCTCGCCGACAGCGAAGAGCAGGTCCCCGAGCTCGAACAGAAGATCCTCGCCGCCGATCGCGCCGACCCGGAGGGCGCGCTCATCGAGGAGATCATCTCCGTCTATCACTTCCTCCCCGGCACGAAGAAGGAGCAAGAAGAGAAGCTCGCGGTGCTGGACCGCATCCGCGATCGCCTCACGCCGCGCGTCCTCTACGACGTCTCGCCGGAGGAGCGGATGCGCCTCACCGAGATGAAGCCGCCCGACGACCTCGCGGTCGTGGAGCCGAAGGACCTGCCGCCGCTCATCCGCCGCCGGTTCGAGGAGAACAACGGCAAGATCGGGACGCTCATGTACATCAAGTACAAGTGGGGCGTCTCGTTCTCGAACGGCAAGAACCTCCTCCGGATGGCGAAGACGACCGACAACGTCCGCCTCGACAACGGCACCGTGGTGCAGACCGCGAGCCGCTCCACCATCTTCGCGGAGATGATCCGCTCGATGGAGCGCGACGGCCCGCTCGCGACCGGCGCGTCGTTCCTCGCGGTGACGATCGTCGTCATCCTCGCGACGCGATCGCGGGTCGGCTCCTTCGCGACGCTGCTCGCGCTCTTCATGGGCGTGACGTGCCTCGTCGGCCTCGCCGCGCACTACGACATGCGTCTCAACTTCTTCAACTTCATCGCGCTGCCGATCACGTTCGGCATCGGCTGCGAATACCCGTTCAACGTGTTCGATCGCACGCGCCTCTTGAAGGGCGACGTCACCTCTGCGGTCTCGCGCAGCGGCGGCGCGGTCGCGCTGTGCAGCTACACGACGACGATCGGCTATAGCTCGATGTTGTTCTCGGACAACCAGGCCCTCCAGTCGTTCGGCCGGCTCGCGATGTGGGGCGAGATCGCGTGCGTCGTGATGGCGCTCTTCTTCCTGCCGTCGCTCTTGCATCTGTTCGGGCTGAGCAAGCACGCCTCCAAGTGA
- a CDS encoding GAF domain-containing protein, producing MSEGILLPPVARGTLLAKEARVARLGEALPQIRAALAGEDDAVAIEATLACLLWETLVQTNWCGFYRRVGASTLAVGPYQGTMGCLRIELARGVCGAAARTREVQLVPDVHAFPGHIACDDRTRSELVVPVLDAQGELRAVLDLDSPHLDAFSREEADLLCGLVRDALASARFE from the coding sequence ATGTCGGAAGGGATCTTGCTGCCGCCGGTCGCTCGCGGAACGCTCCTCGCGAAGGAGGCGCGCGTCGCGAGGCTCGGCGAGGCGCTCCCGCAGATCCGGGCCGCGCTCGCGGGCGAGGACGACGCGGTCGCGATCGAGGCCACGCTCGCGTGTTTGCTCTGGGAGACGCTCGTGCAGACCAACTGGTGCGGGTTCTATCGCCGCGTCGGCGCGTCGACCCTCGCGGTCGGTCCGTACCAGGGGACGATGGGGTGCCTCCGCATCGAGCTCGCGCGCGGCGTCTGCGGCGCCGCTGCGCGCACGCGGGAGGTGCAGCTCGTCCCCGACGTCCACGCGTTCCCGGGCCACATCGCGTGCGACGATCGCACGCGCTCCGAGCTCGTCGTGCCGGTCCTCGACGCGCAGGGCGAGCTCCGCGCGGTCCTCGATCTCGACTCGCCGCACCTCGACGCGTTCAGCCGCGAAGAGGCGGATCTCCTGTGCGGCCTCGTCCGCGACGCGCTCGCGAGCGCCCGCTTCGAATGA
- a CDS encoding FHA domain-containing protein: protein MWKLVIEDDEGKRTVVPLTRDDYSIGRQEGNTIRLTERNVSRTHGRVRRNRAANGSGSVFVLEDLRSYNGLFVNGLRVAHTQDLQNGDLIQIGDYRIVLQDDAAQATLENATIPITSIDPSDAKATIPIATAYRGQTLTERPNRLVMLVGPTPGVEYPLDRERMTIGRAEDASISVNHNSVSRLHCEVHALGDGRFEIVDKGSSNGVRVNAVELRRSIIEAGDVIELGDVRFKFVGAGQVFVPGPNESQQLTAISDRDVDLNVGPRKGLGAYALPVVGALIIGGGVLAAALIISHRNSNADALDAGAAPVNDTDQQILAEAKQKCTLEDCEQSHVAIAAIPESSPWREQPDFRWIVTTWADSIIRKAKVEPDPDARRNQLNRVIADPKVDPAKRKEAEDLLKSGEATPAPVPVDSAPPSGSTKQPTGHTNVTSGTMNPAPPAPNPQPAAPPAPAPAPKPKESTIDLARAAALRGDHQGVRRLLDPVVKSGHASPDEVNLLKQTCKDQKDKACIEEIKAKYP from the coding sequence ATGTGGAAGCTGGTCATCGAGGACGACGAAGGAAAGCGCACGGTCGTCCCGCTCACGCGCGATGACTACTCGATCGGTCGTCAGGAGGGGAACACCATCCGGCTGACCGAGCGGAACGTGTCGCGTACGCACGGTCGCGTTCGGCGGAACCGCGCCGCGAACGGCAGCGGCAGCGTCTTCGTCCTGGAAGACCTCCGGAGCTACAACGGCCTCTTCGTGAACGGCCTCCGGGTCGCGCACACGCAGGACCTCCAGAACGGCGACCTCATCCAGATCGGCGACTACCGCATCGTCCTCCAGGACGACGCCGCGCAGGCGACGCTCGAGAACGCGACGATCCCGATCACGAGCATCGACCCGAGCGACGCGAAGGCGACGATCCCGATCGCCACCGCGTACCGCGGGCAGACCCTCACCGAGCGCCCCAACCGCCTCGTCATGCTCGTCGGCCCCACCCCCGGCGTCGAGTACCCGCTCGATCGCGAGCGCATGACGATCGGCCGCGCCGAGGACGCGTCCATCTCGGTCAACCACAACTCGGTGTCGCGCCTCCACTGTGAGGTGCACGCGCTGGGCGACGGGCGCTTCGAGATCGTCGACAAGGGATCGTCGAACGGCGTCCGCGTGAACGCGGTCGAGCTCCGCCGCAGCATCATCGAGGCGGGCGACGTCATCGAGCTCGGCGACGTCCGCTTCAAGTTCGTCGGCGCGGGCCAGGTGTTCGTGCCGGGGCCGAACGAGAGCCAGCAGCTCACGGCGATCAGCGATCGCGACGTCGACCTGAACGTCGGCCCGCGGAAGGGCCTCGGCGCCTACGCGCTGCCCGTCGTCGGCGCGCTCATCATCGGCGGCGGCGTGCTCGCGGCCGCGCTCATCATCTCGCACCGCAACAGCAACGCGGACGCGCTCGACGCGGGCGCGGCTCCCGTGAACGACACGGACCAGCAGATCCTCGCCGAGGCGAAGCAGAAGTGCACGCTCGAGGACTGCGAGCAGTCGCACGTCGCGATCGCCGCCATCCCCGAGTCCTCGCCCTGGCGCGAGCAGCCCGACTTCCGCTGGATCGTGACGACGTGGGCCGACTCGATCATCCGCAAGGCGAAGGTCGAGCCCGATCCCGACGCGCGGCGCAACCAGCTGAACCGCGTCATCGCCGATCCGAAGGTCGATCCCGCGAAGCGCAAGGAGGCCGAGGACCTCCTCAAGTCGGGCGAAGCGACGCCCGCGCCGGTGCCGGTCGACTCCGCGCCGCCGTCGGGATCGACGAAGCAGCCGACGGGGCACACGAACGTGACGAGCGGCACGATGAACCCTGCGCCCCCCGCGCCGAACCCGCAGCCGGCCGCGCCGCCCGCGCCCGCGCCCGCCCCGAAGCCGAAAGAGTCGACGATCGACCTCGCGCGCGCCGCGGCGCTCCGCGGCGATCATCAGGGCGTCCGGCGCCTGCTCGACCCCGTCGTGAAGTCAGGGCATGCGTCGCCAGACGAAGTGAACCTGCTCAAGCAGACCTGCAAGGACCAGAAGGACAAGGCCTGCATCGAAGAGATCAAGGCGAAGTACCCGTGA
- a CDS encoding competence/damage-inducible protein A encodes MLAGVSVLTPPKTAAVLVIGNELLSGKIEEANVVVLARALRGLGIELRRVVMVLDDVEVIAREVKELAAAHDWLVTSGGVGPTHDDVTVQAVAQAFGRKVVQDPTLASMLRDHYKERITDGHLQMALVPEGASLETHENIRWPTIRIENTWLLPGVPEIFRMKLAVVTNRIGEGCAGFLSRAVYTKMDEGDLKPLLDAVVDRFPDVGVGSYPKWQDPSYKTKLTFDGRDPLRVDAARDAFLAMLPPGEPQHLD; translated from the coding sequence ATGCTCGCGGGCGTGAGCGTCCTCACCCCGCCGAAGACCGCGGCTGTGCTCGTCATCGGGAACGAGCTCCTGAGCGGGAAGATCGAGGAGGCCAACGTCGTCGTCCTGGCTCGCGCGCTTCGCGGGCTCGGCATCGAGCTGCGTCGGGTCGTGATGGTCCTCGACGACGTCGAGGTCATCGCGCGAGAGGTGAAGGAGCTCGCGGCGGCGCACGACTGGCTCGTCACCTCCGGCGGCGTCGGACCCACGCACGACGACGTCACGGTGCAAGCCGTCGCGCAGGCCTTCGGGCGCAAGGTCGTCCAGGACCCCACCCTCGCCTCGATGCTGCGCGACCACTACAAGGAGCGCATCACGGACGGCCACCTCCAGATGGCGCTCGTGCCCGAAGGCGCGAGCCTCGAGACGCACGAGAACATCCGCTGGCCCACCATCCGCATCGAGAACACGTGGCTCCTCCCCGGCGTGCCGGAGATCTTCAGGATGAAGCTCGCGGTGGTGACGAACCGCATCGGCGAGGGCTGCGCCGGCTTCTTATCGCGTGCAGTCTACACGAAGATGGACGAAGGCGACCTCAAGCCGCTCCTCGACGCCGTCGTCGACCGCTTCCCCGACGTCGGCGTCGGCTCGTACCCGAAGTGGCAGGACCCCAGCTACAAGACGAAGCTCACCTTCGACGGCCGCGACCCCCTCCGCGTCGACGCCGCCCGCGACGCCTTCCTAGCCATGCTCCCCCCAGGCGAACCCCAACACCTCGACTAA
- a CDS encoding response regulator: MLDRVGEAAAKRVLVVEDSVSTRSLVRAVLEASDWVSAVGPIEVTEAQSGFDAMRLLPRTRYDLIITDINMPDVNGLELIHFIRRSEQYRSTPLIIISTQATERDVERGKKLGADAYVPKPFTPELLRGACERLLAASAERAERA; encoded by the coding sequence ATGCTCGATCGGGTGGGAGAAGCTGCGGCCAAGCGCGTTCTCGTCGTCGAAGACTCCGTTTCGACGCGGTCGCTCGTGCGCGCGGTGCTCGAGGCGTCGGACTGGGTGTCGGCGGTGGGGCCGATCGAGGTGACCGAGGCGCAGAGCGGCTTCGATGCCATGCGGCTCCTCCCGCGGACGCGCTACGACCTCATCATCACCGACATCAACATGCCGGACGTGAACGGGCTCGAGCTCATTCACTTCATCCGTCGCTCCGAGCAGTATCGGTCGACGCCGCTCATCATCATCTCCACGCAGGCGACCGAGCGCGACGTCGAGCGCGGCAAGAAGCTCGGCGCCGACGCGTACGTGCCGAAGCCCTTCACGCCGGAGCTGCTCCGCGGCGCGTGCGAGCGCCTGCTCGCGGCCTCGGCCGAGAGGGCCGAGAGGGCGTAG
- a CDS encoding chemotaxis protein CheA, producing MTAAPPLRGDSLRPPVQQPSPNHGSDPSLPSELPPPDNVGARETDQQLDQRYDEGIRTSRPPPGMYAGAATGSFPPPPLPPSIPPPGAPRAPPQPAGATAAAQQNERELTLRSVTQTVRVDIRKLDHLMNIVGELAIVRSAVSRLAERVRVDTEMRELATQLTRLHRSFDRHLAQMQNGILEVRMVPLGQVFDKLARIVRQISREHDKQVNLVVTGGETEIDKLIVEELSDPLMHMIRNAIDHGIEDREERMRVQKPAVGTIALNAFQKGNHVVIEVEDDGRGMDPQQILGVAMKRGLVTEHEAKDLGTKDILSFVFQPGFTTRDEATSLSGRGVGMDIVRTNIAKLGGVVDITSDVGIGTKMTITLPITLAIISVLIVEVAGRTFCMPLASVEEAIVFDEGVVKTFEGREVMTQRGVTLPVARLAKVFHLEGHRAGIWFNEDAKTPKPPAVRSNRNKSYCVIAAVADRRVGFVVDRLIGQQDIVIKALGKSLKKVRGLAGATELGDQRVGLVLDAAALISEVLATPGQEVRALEPPKRRAVAEA from the coding sequence ATGACCGCGGCGCCGCCGCTCCGGGGCGACTCGCTCCGCCCGCCGGTGCAGCAGCCGTCGCCGAACCACGGCTCCGACCCGAGCCTCCCGAGCGAGCTCCCGCCGCCCGACAACGTCGGCGCGCGCGAGACCGACCAACAGCTCGATCAGCGCTACGACGAGGGGATCCGCACCTCGCGCCCGCCGCCCGGGATGTACGCCGGCGCGGCGACCGGCTCGTTCCCGCCGCCGCCGCTGCCGCCGTCGATCCCACCTCCCGGCGCGCCGCGGGCACCCCCGCAGCCGGCGGGCGCCACCGCCGCCGCGCAGCAGAACGAGCGCGAGCTCACGCTCCGCAGCGTCACGCAGACGGTGCGCGTCGACATCCGCAAGCTCGATCACCTGATGAACATCGTCGGCGAGCTCGCGATCGTGCGCTCCGCGGTGTCGCGGCTCGCGGAGCGGGTGCGGGTCGACACCGAGATGCGGGAGCTCGCGACGCAGCTCACGCGCCTCCACCGCTCCTTCGATCGCCACCTCGCCCAGATGCAGAACGGCATCCTCGAGGTGCGCATGGTCCCGCTCGGGCAGGTCTTCGACAAGCTCGCGCGCATCGTGCGCCAGATTTCGCGCGAACACGACAAACAAGTGAATTTGGTTGTTACCGGTGGAGAGACGGAAATCGATAAATTGATCGTCGAGGAGCTCTCCGATCCGCTCATGCACATGATCCGCAACGCGATCGACCACGGGATCGAGGACCGCGAGGAGCGCATGCGCGTGCAGAAGCCCGCGGTGGGCACGATCGCGCTCAACGCGTTCCAGAAGGGCAACCACGTCGTCATCGAGGTCGAGGACGACGGGCGCGGGATGGACCCGCAGCAGATCCTCGGCGTGGCGATGAAGCGCGGGCTCGTCACCGAGCACGAGGCGAAGGACCTCGGGACGAAGGACATCCTCTCCTTCGTGTTCCAGCCGGGGTTCACGACGAGGGACGAGGCGACGAGCCTCTCCGGCCGCGGCGTCGGGATGGACATCGTCCGCACGAACATCGCGAAGCTCGGCGGCGTCGTCGACATCACGAGCGACGTCGGCATCGGCACGAAGATGACGATCACGCTGCCGATCACGCTCGCGATCATCAGCGTGCTCATCGTCGAGGTCGCGGGGCGCACCTTCTGCATGCCGCTCGCGAGCGTGGAGGAGGCGATCGTCTTCGACGAGGGGGTCGTGAAGACCTTCGAGGGGCGCGAGGTGATGACGCAGCGCGGGGTCACGCTCCCGGTCGCGCGGCTCGCGAAGGTGTTCCACCTCGAGGGCCATCGCGCCGGGATCTGGTTCAACGAGGACGCGAAGACGCCGAAGCCGCCCGCGGTGCGCTCGAACCGCAACAAGAGCTACTGCGTGATCGCCGCCGTCGCCGATCGCCGCGTCGGCTTCGTCGTCGATCGCCTCATCGGCCAGCAGGACATCGTCATCAAGGCGCTCGGCAAGTCGCTGAAGAAGGTGCGCGGCCTCGCGGGGGCGACCGAGCTCGGCGATCAGCGCGTCGGCCTCGTCCTCGACGCCGCCGCCCTCATCTCCGAGGTGCTCGCGACGCCGGGGCAAGAGGTGCGCGCGCTCGAGCCCCCCAAGCGCCGGGCGGTGGCGGAGGCATGA
- a CDS encoding purine-binding chemotaxis protein CheW, with protein sequence MRAQLAKRIEGRSAMQRADEIGKRAEYLAFSLGGEAYAIEIGNIVEILKPLPITEVPRADPDVVGVMSVRGRLVVVLDLKRRFKLSRTFTMDKRSRILLVDAVDEEIGLLVDEVLQVYRLSETEIEPPTVLGSEQAPHVVGIGRPANSGGVVLMLIDLSPLFDQER encoded by the coding sequence ATGAGGGCGCAGCTCGCGAAGCGGATCGAGGGGCGATCCGCGATGCAACGCGCCGACGAGATCGGCAAGCGCGCCGAGTACCTCGCGTTTTCGCTCGGCGGCGAGGCGTACGCGATCGAGATCGGCAACATCGTCGAGATCCTGAAGCCGCTCCCGATCACCGAGGTGCCGCGCGCGGATCCGGACGTCGTCGGCGTGATGAGCGTGCGCGGCCGGCTCGTCGTCGTGCTCGACCTCAAGCGCCGCTTCAAGCTCTCGCGCACCTTCACGATGGACAAGCGGAGCCGCATCCTCCTCGTCGACGCGGTCGACGAGGAGATCGGGCTCCTCGTCGACGAGGTGCTGCAGGTGTACCGCCTCTCCGAGACCGAGATCGAGCCCCCGACCGTGCTCGGCTCCGAGCAGGCGCCGCACGTGGTGGGGATCGGCCGCCCCGCGAACAGCGGCGGCGTGGTCCTCATGCTGATCGACCTCTCGCCGCTCTTCGATCAGGAGAGGTAG
- a CDS encoding purine-binding chemotaxis protein CheW, translating to MARYRHDPSKDLVGFLVGDVMYAVRIDVVREIVNPLAVVDLPRAPETVKGVADYRGEVVPVIDLRERFGLPPAALSRKTKWIVVDAAAKRTGPAIGQGPVAGARYAALVVDSVTEVFGLAGGELRPAPPLGPGDRERGIEGVTTLGQRLVFVLDARTFGAAAEVVHLDDSLPVGG from the coding sequence ATGGCGCGCTACCGGCACGATCCCTCGAAAGACCTCGTCGGCTTCCTCGTCGGCGACGTCATGTACGCGGTCCGCATCGACGTCGTCCGCGAGATCGTGAACCCGCTCGCGGTCGTGGACCTCCCCCGCGCGCCGGAGACGGTGAAGGGCGTCGCCGACTACCGCGGCGAGGTCGTGCCCGTCATCGATCTCCGCGAGCGCTTCGGGTTGCCTCCCGCGGCGCTCTCGCGGAAGACGAAGTGGATCGTCGTCGACGCGGCGGCGAAGCGCACCGGCCCCGCGATCGGTCAGGGCCCCGTCGCCGGCGCGCGCTACGCCGCGCTCGTCGTCGACTCCGTCACCGAGGTCTTCGGCCTCGCCGGCGGTGAGCTCCGGCCCGCGCCGCCGCTCGGTCCCGGCGACAGAGAGCGCGGGATCGAAGGCGTGACCACGCTCGGGCAGCGCCTCGTCTTCGTGCTCGACGCGCGCACGTTCGGCGCGGCGGCGGAGGTCGTGCACCTCGACGACAGCCTCCCGGTGGGCGGATGA